One Cellulomonas sp. Y8 DNA segment encodes these proteins:
- a CDS encoding M15 family metallopeptidase: protein MASHRVQPADAGAPTRRQLREAGRTRPAAASADAAPASADAAPAAVAVTEHRRRTSPAARWGTRAGVLVTLAAVTVAIPLSQGAARSEDGFTDAEADATLPSTVEALTSSATSVLPPASLVSGDATALRAQVDVSRSQEREILPGCDGEANPASANGQVPQSDLCYLWDGKTQLRADAAEALAELNAMWVTRWGTDLCLSSGYRTLAEQRAVKAAKGSLAAPAGRSNHGWGLAVDLCTSQTTGAQWEWLNDNAPVFGWENPDWARPGGSGPYERWHWEYTKGVMADGEYYG, encoded by the coding sequence GTGGCGTCGCACCGCGTGCAGCCCGCCGACGCCGGCGCCCCCACCCGACGCCAGCTCCGCGAGGCGGGCCGCACGCGACCCGCCGCCGCGTCCGCCGACGCCGCCCCCGCGTCCGCCGACGCCGCCCCCGCGGCGGTCGCCGTCACCGAGCACCGGCGGCGCACCAGCCCGGCCGCCCGGTGGGGCACCCGCGCCGGCGTGCTCGTCACGCTGGCCGCCGTCACGGTCGCGATCCCGCTCTCCCAGGGCGCCGCGCGCAGCGAGGACGGCTTCACGGACGCCGAGGCCGACGCGACGCTGCCCAGCACCGTCGAGGCGCTCACCTCCTCCGCGACGTCCGTGCTCCCGCCGGCCTCGCTCGTGTCGGGCGACGCCACCGCGCTGCGCGCGCAGGTGGACGTCAGCCGCAGCCAGGAGCGCGAGATCCTGCCCGGCTGCGACGGCGAGGCCAACCCGGCCAGCGCGAACGGCCAGGTCCCGCAGTCCGACCTCTGCTACCTCTGGGACGGCAAGACCCAGCTGCGCGCCGACGCCGCCGAGGCGCTCGCCGAGCTCAACGCCATGTGGGTGACCCGGTGGGGCACCGACCTGTGCCTGTCCAGCGGCTACCGCACGCTCGCCGAGCAGCGGGCGGTCAAGGCCGCCAAGGGCTCGCTCGCCGCACCCGCCGGCCGCAGCAACCACGGCTGGGGCCTCGCGGTCGACCTGTGCACCTCGCAGACCACCGGCGCGCAGTGGGAGTGGCTGAACGACAACGCGCCGGTGTTCGGCTGGGAGAACCCCGACTGGGCGCGCCCCGGCGGATCCGGCCCCTACGAGCGCTGGCACTGGGAGTACACCAAGGGCGTCATGGCCGACGGCGAGTACTACGGCTGA
- a CDS encoding thioredoxin domain-containing protein — MEALAASYDAEHGGFGGAPKFPPSTTLEWLLRRHARTGDARALALATGTLEAMARGGMADQVGGGFARYAVDATWTVPHFEKMLEDNAMLLRVAVHWWRSTGSDLARHVVEGTADWLLRDLRTPEGAFASSLDADTDGVEGATYVWTRATLDEALGAEDGAWAAELFGVTEAGTFEAGTSVLQLRADPAPEDEVRFARVRRALLRARSARPQPARDDKVVAAWNGLAVAALAEAGAALERREWVAAAGDAAELLDTVHTLQGGDGLVRLARTSRDGAVGTAPGVLTDYAAVAEGFGVLGGVTGDPRWAARASALLDTVLARFRAPGHGFRDTADDQTDPVVARLSTRPDVADGPSAAGQSAAAGALLARAALTGSATDRRAAELALAGPLSIAHRHPRAVAWALATAEAVLDGPREVAVLGRADDPGRVALVRAALRSPAPGLVLAQGDPDEVAADPAAVGLLRDRPLVGDRAAAYVCRGFVCDRPTTDPGALRASLA, encoded by the coding sequence GTGGAGGCGCTCGCGGCGTCGTACGACGCCGAGCACGGCGGGTTCGGCGGCGCCCCGAAGTTCCCGCCGTCGACGACCCTGGAGTGGCTGCTCCGCCGGCACGCCCGCACCGGCGACGCCCGCGCGCTCGCGCTGGCGACCGGCACCCTGGAGGCGATGGCCCGCGGCGGCATGGCCGACCAGGTCGGTGGCGGGTTCGCCCGGTACGCGGTGGACGCGACGTGGACAGTGCCGCACTTCGAGAAGATGCTCGAGGACAACGCGATGCTGCTCCGGGTCGCCGTGCACTGGTGGCGCAGCACCGGGTCGGACCTGGCCCGGCACGTGGTCGAGGGCACCGCGGACTGGCTGCTGCGCGACCTGCGGACGCCCGAGGGCGCGTTCGCCTCCTCGCTCGACGCGGACACCGACGGCGTCGAGGGCGCGACCTACGTGTGGACCCGGGCGACGCTCGACGAGGCGCTCGGCGCCGAGGACGGTGCGTGGGCGGCGGAGCTGTTCGGCGTCACGGAGGCCGGCACGTTCGAGGCGGGCACCTCCGTGCTGCAGCTGCGCGCGGACCCCGCTCCCGAGGACGAGGTGCGGTTCGCGCGGGTGCGCCGGGCGCTGCTGCGCGCCCGGTCCGCCCGGCCGCAGCCCGCGCGGGACGACAAGGTGGTCGCGGCGTGGAACGGGCTGGCGGTCGCCGCGCTCGCCGAGGCGGGCGCCGCCCTGGAGCGCCGCGAGTGGGTCGCGGCGGCGGGGGACGCGGCGGAGCTGCTCGACACCGTGCACACGCTCCAGGGCGGGGACGGGCTGGTGCGGCTGGCGCGCACGTCGCGGGACGGCGCGGTGGGGACGGCGCCCGGGGTGCTCACCGACTACGCCGCGGTGGCCGAGGGGTTCGGAGTGCTCGGCGGCGTGACCGGGGACCCGCGGTGGGCGGCACGGGCGTCGGCCCTGCTGGACACGGTGCTCGCGCGGTTCCGTGCCCCGGGGCACGGGTTCCGGGACACCGCCGACGACCAGACCGACCCGGTCGTCGCGCGGCTCTCCACCCGGCCGGACGTCGCGGACGGGCCCTCGGCCGCGGGGCAGTCGGCCGCGGCGGGCGCTCTGCTCGCCCGCGCGGCGCTGACCGGCTCGGCGACCGACCGGCGCGCCGCGGAGCTCGCGCTCGCCGGGCCGCTGTCGATCGCGCACCGGCACCCGCGCGCGGTGGCCTGGGCGCTGGCGACCGCCGAGGCGGTGCTGGACGGGCCGCGGGAGGTCGCGGTGCTCGGCCGGGCGGACGACCCCGGCCGGGTGGCGCTGGTGCGCGCGGCGCTGCGTTCCCCCGCACCCGGCCTTGTCCTCGCGCAGGGCGACCCCGACGAGGTGGCCGCCGACCCCGCGGCGGTGGGCCTGCTGCGTGACCGCCCGCTGGTGGGCGACCGCGCGGCGGCGTACGTGTGCCGCGGGTTCGTCTGCGACCGCCCGACGACCGACCCGGGCGCCCTGCGCGCGTCGCTCGCCTAG
- a CDS encoding aldose 1-epimerase family protein yields the protein MNTPAPSGQQHALAHGAHRAVIAEVGASVRAYSVGGRDVVLPFDESDLAPAFSGAVLAPWPNRLRDGQYTWDGTDYQVPVTEPDRMTALHGLVAQVRYAKVASGSGPDGDTSVTLRHDLVPTPGYPWSLRVDVTYSLSDAGLRVHVAATNLGATAAPYGIGFHPWLSPGDAAVDDCTLRVDAASQVTVDDRLLPTGTRPLSGAEDRRAPQPLAGVALDDAFVDVTRDADGLSWIVLGSPDGHGAAMWMDSSMDTWQVCTGNGIPKIDRRGVAAEPMSCIADAFRTGERLVRLEPGATHEVTWGMTLA from the coding sequence GTGAACACGCCCGCACCCTCCGGACAGCAGCACGCCCTCGCCCACGGCGCCCACCGCGCCGTGATCGCCGAGGTCGGGGCCAGCGTCCGCGCCTACAGCGTCGGCGGCCGCGACGTCGTGCTGCCGTTCGACGAGTCCGACCTCGCGCCCGCCTTCTCCGGCGCCGTCCTCGCCCCGTGGCCCAACCGGCTGCGGGACGGGCAGTACACCTGGGACGGCACCGACTACCAGGTCCCCGTCACCGAGCCCGACCGGATGACCGCCCTGCACGGCCTGGTGGCCCAGGTCCGGTACGCGAAGGTCGCCTCCGGGTCCGGCCCCGACGGCGACACCTCCGTCACGCTGCGCCACGACCTGGTCCCGACGCCGGGCTACCCGTGGTCGCTGCGCGTCGACGTCACCTACTCGCTGTCCGACGCCGGGCTGCGCGTGCACGTCGCCGCGACCAACCTGGGGGCGACCGCGGCGCCGTACGGCATCGGCTTCCACCCGTGGCTGTCCCCCGGCGACGCCGCCGTGGACGACTGCACGCTGCGGGTCGACGCCGCGTCGCAGGTGACGGTCGACGACCGGCTGCTGCCGACCGGCACGCGCCCGCTGTCGGGCGCCGAGGACCGCCGCGCCCCGCAGCCGCTCGCCGGCGTGGCGCTGGACGACGCGTTCGTCGACGTGACCCGGGACGCCGACGGCCTGTCCTGGATCGTGCTCGGCTCCCCCGACGGCCACGGCGCCGCGATGTGGATGGACTCCTCGATGGACACCTGGCAGGTGTGCACCGGCAACGGCATCCCGAAGATCGACCGCCGCGGCGTCGCCGCCGAGCCGATGAGCTGCATCGCGGACGCGTTCCGCACCGGCGAGCGCCTGGTGCGCCTCGAGCCGGGCGCCACGCACGAGGTCACCTGGGGCATGACGCTGGCCTGA
- the smpB gene encoding SsrA-binding protein SmpB — MAKQSGRSLVASNRKARHDYLIEDVFEAGVVLSGTEVKALRAGRASLVDGWCSVDGGEAWLEGVHIPEYSQGTWTNHAPRRKRKLLLHREEIDRLEAKTREKGQTIIPLSLYFLDGRAKVEIALARGKREYDKRQALRERQDNLEAVRAMREKRDR, encoded by the coding sequence ATGGCCAAGCAGAGCGGTCGGTCGCTCGTCGCGTCCAACCGCAAGGCGCGCCACGACTACCTCATCGAGGACGTGTTCGAGGCCGGCGTCGTGCTGAGCGGCACCGAGGTGAAGGCGCTGCGCGCCGGCCGCGCGTCGCTGGTCGACGGCTGGTGCTCCGTCGACGGCGGCGAGGCCTGGCTCGAGGGCGTGCACATCCCCGAGTACTCGCAGGGGACGTGGACCAACCACGCGCCGCGGCGCAAGCGCAAGCTGCTGCTGCACCGCGAGGAGATCGACCGGCTCGAGGCGAAGACCCGCGAGAAGGGCCAGACGATCATCCCGCTGTCCCTGTACTTCCTCGACGGCCGCGCGAAGGTCGAGATCGCCCTGGCGCGAGGCAAGCGCGAGTACGACAAGCGCCAGGCCCTGCGCGAGCGCCAGGACAACCTCGAGGCGGTCCGCGCCATGCGGGAGAAGCGCGACCGCTGA
- the ftsE gene encoding cell division ATP-binding protein FtsE: MIRFENVTKVYARGARPALDHISLEVERGEFVFLVGASGSGKSTFLRLALREERPSAGKVFVAGKDLTTLSSWKVPHLRRQIGAVFQDFRLLHNKTVFENVAFALQVIGKPRHHILTTVPDVLEMVGLAGKEKRRPHELSGGEQQRVAIARAFVNRPSILLADEPTGNLDPTTSLGIMRLLDRINRTGTTVVMATHDDEIVDQMRKRVVELSGGEMVRDQSRGVYGSDR, from the coding sequence GTGATCAGATTCGAGAACGTCACCAAGGTCTACGCGCGCGGCGCGCGCCCCGCGCTGGACCACATCAGCCTCGAGGTCGAGCGCGGCGAGTTCGTGTTCCTCGTCGGCGCGTCCGGCTCCGGCAAGTCGACCTTCCTGCGGCTGGCGCTGCGCGAGGAGCGGCCCTCGGCGGGCAAGGTCTTCGTCGCGGGCAAGGACCTCACCACCCTGTCGTCGTGGAAGGTCCCGCACCTGCGCCGCCAGATCGGCGCGGTGTTCCAGGACTTCCGGCTGCTGCACAACAAGACCGTGTTCGAGAACGTGGCGTTCGCGCTCCAGGTGATCGGCAAGCCGCGGCACCACATCCTCACCACCGTGCCCGACGTGCTCGAGATGGTCGGGCTGGCCGGCAAGGAGAAGCGCCGCCCGCACGAGCTGTCCGGCGGCGAGCAGCAGCGCGTGGCGATCGCGCGCGCGTTCGTGAACCGGCCGTCGATCCTGCTGGCCGACGAGCCCACCGGCAACCTCGACCCGACCACCTCCCTGGGGATCATGCGCCTGCTCGACCGGATCAACCGCACGGGCACCACGGTCGTCATGGCGACGCACGACGACGAGATCGTCGACCAGATGCGCAAGCGGGTCGTGGAGCTGTCCGGCGGCGAGATGGTGCGCGACCAGTCGCGCGGCGTCTACGGCTCGGACCGCTGA
- the ftsX gene encoding permease-like cell division protein FtsX, whose product MRLQFILSEIGIGLRRNLSMTISVVLVTFVSLTFVGAAALLQMQIGKMQDDFYGKVEVAVYLCPAGTSSEPTCAGGEVTDDQKQAILDALDAPDVSPYIESVTAESKEQAFETFQRQFEGQYWAQVMTVDDMNESLRIKLTDPEKFEVVADVLQGRQGVETVQDQRELYNTLFRVLNSATLLSLGLAGVMLLAAVLLITTTIRLSALSRRRETGIMRMVGASNLFIQLPFMLEGAIAATIGAALSVAGLWAGVRYLVTDWLGGQVAWIPYVTINEVWQVAPFLVAAAILLAAISSLVTLSRYTKV is encoded by the coding sequence GTGCGACTGCAGTTCATCCTCTCGGAGATCGGCATCGGCCTGCGCCGGAACCTCTCCATGACCATCTCGGTCGTCCTGGTCACCTTCGTGTCGCTGACCTTCGTGGGCGCCGCCGCGCTGCTGCAGATGCAGATCGGCAAGATGCAGGACGACTTCTACGGCAAGGTCGAGGTCGCGGTGTACCTCTGCCCGGCCGGGACCTCCTCGGAGCCCACCTGTGCCGGCGGCGAGGTCACCGACGACCAGAAGCAGGCGATCCTCGACGCGCTCGACGCGCCGGACGTGTCCCCGTACATCGAGAGCGTCACGGCGGAGTCCAAGGAGCAGGCGTTCGAGACGTTCCAGCGCCAGTTCGAGGGCCAGTACTGGGCCCAGGTGATGACCGTCGACGACATGAACGAGTCGCTGCGGATCAAGCTCACCGACCCGGAGAAGTTCGAGGTCGTCGCCGACGTGCTGCAGGGGCGGCAGGGCGTCGAGACCGTGCAGGACCAGCGCGAGCTCTACAACACGCTCTTCCGGGTGCTGAACTCCGCGACCCTGCTGTCGCTCGGCCTCGCAGGGGTGATGCTGCTCGCCGCCGTGCTGCTCATCACGACGACGATCCGGCTGTCCGCGCTCAGCCGCCGGCGCGAGACCGGGATCATGCGCATGGTCGGCGCGTCCAACCTGTTCATCCAGCTGCCGTTCATGCTCGAGGGCGCGATCGCCGCCACGATCGGCGCGGCGCTGTCCGTCGCCGGGCTGTGGGCCGGCGTGCGGTACCTCGTGACCGACTGGCTGGGCGGCCAGGTCGCGTGGATCCCGTACGTCACCATCAACGAGGTGTGGCAGGTGGCGCCGTTCCTGGTGGCGGCCGCGATCCTGCTCGCCGCGATCTCGTCCCTGGTCACCCTGAGCCGCTACACGAAGGTCTGA
- a CDS encoding alpha/beta fold hydrolase → MLSTPSDTPADDRAGDRLDGRSGGRQPGRLLARALGGAQPRGLDPAAGVVVTDVGRPDDPAVVLVHGIGVSERYYRALTRELATDRRVLVPDLPGFGRSPRPARVPTVGDLADVVLAVLRHRGIDRATLVGHSMGAQVVAEAMLRAPDVVERVVLIGAVVDPEAPSVLRQALRLAKDGLHEPPGINAVVASDYLRTGPSWYAAMLPHMFAYDTAAAVSRLPGPALVVRGEHDPVSSRAWARRLGALAARADVREVPRAGHVAMASHAPLLARWVREGPC, encoded by the coding sequence GTGCTGTCCACGCCCTCCGACACCCCGGCGGACGACCGCGCCGGCGACCGCCTCGACGGGCGCTCCGGCGGCCGGCAGCCGGGGCGGCTGCTCGCCCGGGCCCTCGGCGGCGCGCAGCCGCGCGGGCTCGACCCGGCGGCGGGCGTCGTCGTCACGGACGTCGGGCGCCCGGACGACCCGGCGGTGGTGCTGGTGCACGGCATCGGCGTCTCGGAGCGGTACTACCGCGCCCTGACCCGCGAGCTCGCCACCGACCGCCGGGTCCTCGTCCCGGACCTCCCCGGGTTCGGCCGCAGCCCGCGCCCGGCCCGGGTGCCCACGGTGGGCGACCTCGCGGACGTCGTACTCGCCGTGCTCCGGCACCGCGGGATCGACCGCGCGACGCTGGTCGGGCACTCGATGGGCGCCCAGGTGGTGGCCGAGGCGATGCTCCGGGCGCCCGACGTCGTCGAGCGGGTCGTGCTCATCGGCGCCGTCGTCGACCCGGAGGCGCCGTCGGTGCTCCGCCAGGCGCTGCGGCTCGCGAAGGACGGGCTGCACGAGCCTCCGGGGATCAACGCCGTCGTGGCCAGCGACTACCTGCGGACCGGGCCCTCCTGGTACGCCGCGATGCTCCCGCACATGTTCGCCTACGACACCGCCGCCGCCGTGTCCCGGCTGCCCGGCCCCGCTCTGGTGGTGCGCGGCGAGCACGACCCGGTCTCCTCGCGGGCGTGGGCGCGTCGGCTGGGTGCGCTCGCGGCTCGCGCCGACGTCCGCGAGGTGCCCCGCGCCGGGCACGTCGCGATGGCCAGCCACGCGCCGCTGCTCGCCCGCTGGGTGCGGGAGGGCCCGTGCTGA
- the prfB gene encoding peptide chain release factor 2 (programmed frameshift), with the protein MAATDFPAEIRDLRSTLQSIQAVSDPTALRAKIADLSEQASAPDLWDDPESAQKVTSALSAAQSELDRVDKLGGRIDDLETLVEMATEDGGDAETLAEAEAELVSIRKDLGELEVRTLLNGEYDQREAVTIRAGAGGVDAADFAEMLMRMYLRWAERHGYPTTVLDTSYAEEAGLKSATFEVKAPYAFGHLSVEAGTHRLVRISPFDNQGRRQTSFAAVEVIPLIEQSDDNIEIPESEIKVDVFRSSGPGGQSVNTTDSAVRMTHIPTGIVVSMQNEKSQIQNRAAALRVLQSRLLLVRKAEEDAKKKELAGDIKASWGDQMRSYVLHPYQMVKDLRTEHEVGNTSAVFDGDIDGFIESGIRWRRQAAVEA; encoded by the exons GTGGCAGCCACCGACTTCCCCGCCGAGATCCGCGACCTGCGCAGCACCCTGCAGTCCATCCAGGCGGTGTCCGACCCCACGGCCCTCCGGGCGAAGATCGCCGACCTCTCCGAGCAGGCGTCCGCCCCCGACCTGTGGGACGAC CCCGAGTCCGCCCAGAAGGTCACCAGCGCGCTGAGCGCCGCGCAGTCCGAGCTCGACCGCGTCGACAAGCTCGGCGGCCGGATCGACGACCTCGAGACCCTCGTCGAGATGGCGACGGAGGACGGCGGCGACGCCGAGACCCTCGCGGAGGCGGAGGCGGAGCTCGTCTCGATCCGCAAGGACCTGGGCGAGCTCGAGGTCCGCACGCTGCTGAACGGCGAGTACGACCAGCGCGAGGCGGTGACGATCCGCGCGGGCGCCGGCGGCGTGGACGCGGCCGACTTCGCCGAGATGCTCATGCGGATGTACCTGCGGTGGGCGGAGCGGCACGGCTACCCGACGACCGTGCTCGACACGTCGTACGCGGAGGAGGCCGGCCTGAAGTCGGCGACGTTCGAGGTGAAGGCGCCGTACGCGTTCGGGCACCTGTCGGTCGAGGCCGGCACGCACCGCCTGGTGCGCATCTCGCCGTTCGACAACCAGGGCCGCCGGCAGACGTCGTTCGCGGCGGTCGAGGTCATCCCGCTGATCGAGCAGAGCGACGACAACATCGAGATCCCCGAGTCGGAGATCAAGGTCGACGTGTTCCGCTCGTCCGGCCCGGGCGGGCAGTCGGTCAACACGACGGACTCCGCGGTCCGCATGACGCACATCCCGACCGGCATCGTCGTGTCGATGCAGAACGAGAAGTCGCAGATCCAGAACCGCGCGGCGGCGCTGCGCGTGCTCCAGTCCCGCCTGCTCCTGGTCCGCAAGGCCGAGGAGGACGCGAAGAAGAAGGAGCTCGCCGGCGACATCAAGGCGTCCTGGGGCGACCAGATGCGCTCGTACGTGCTGCACCCGTACCAGATGGTCAAGGACCTGCGCACCGAGCACGAGGTGGGGAACACCTCCGCGGTGTTCGACGGCGACATCGACGGGTTCATCGAGTCGGGGATCCGCTGGCGCCGCCAGGCGGCCGTCGAGGCCTGA
- a CDS encoding M23 family metallopeptidase has product MHAGIDLRTYCGTPIYAAREGTVQWARWRNGFGNQVMVDHGLYNGSSLMTSYNHMTSFVVGGGQHVSQGQLLGYSGNTGTSAACHLHFEVYVNGATQNPRPLLGL; this is encoded by the coding sequence CTGCACGCGGGCATCGACCTGCGCACCTACTGCGGCACCCCGATCTACGCGGCCCGCGAGGGCACCGTGCAGTGGGCGCGCTGGCGCAACGGGTTCGGCAACCAGGTGATGGTCGACCACGGCCTGTACAACGGCAGCTCGCTGATGACGTCGTACAACCACATGACGAGCTTCGTGGTCGGCGGCGGGCAGCACGTGTCCCAGGGCCAGCTGCTCGGCTACTCGGGCAACACCGGGACGTCGGCGGCCTGCCACCTGCACTTCGAGGTCTACGTCAACGGCGCGACGCAGAACCCGCGGCCGCTGCTCGGCCTGTAG
- a CDS encoding DUF255 domain-containing protein translates to MPNRLARSTSPYLRQHAGNPVDWYEWGEEAFAEARRRDVPLLVSIGYAACHWCHVMAHESFEDEAVAAVMNSRFVNVKVDREERPDLDAAYMAATPRR, encoded by the coding sequence ATGCCGAACCGCCTCGCCCGCAGCACCAGCCCGTACCTGCGCCAGCACGCCGGGAACCCGGTGGACTGGTACGAGTGGGGCGAGGAGGCGTTCGCCGAGGCCCGCCGCCGGGACGTGCCGCTGCTCGTGTCGATCGGCTACGCCGCGTGCCACTGGTGCCACGTCATGGCGCACGAGTCCTTCGAGGACGAGGCGGTCGCCGCGGTGATGAACAGCCGGTTCGTCAACGTGAAGGTCGACCGCGAGGAGCGCCCCGACCTCGACGCCGCCTACATGGCGGCGACCCCCAGGCGATGA